A genomic region of Mesobacillus jeotgali contains the following coding sequences:
- the dat gene encoding D-amino-acid transaminase: MEYVIVDGEVLDRTVARVDIEDRGYQFGDGVYEVIRVYNGKMFTGKEHLNRLVESAEKIRMKLPFSPEELESKMEDLISKNELDTGIVYMQFTRGTSPRNHVFPAGDVAPTFVAYTRKVARPVDSMEKGVRTILDEDIRWLRCDIKSLNLLGNLLSKQKAAEAGCFEAILHRGETVTEGSHSNISIVKDGVIITHQADNFILNGITRQKVLEICSNESISFKERAFTLDELSSADEVFSSGTTVEVMPIVEVDGKPVGNGEPGPVTRNLQNLFKAEIERQCGNL, encoded by the coding sequence ATGGAATATGTAATTGTGGATGGCGAGGTTCTTGACCGGACGGTCGCCAGGGTAGACATTGAGGACAGAGGCTATCAATTTGGCGATGGTGTATATGAAGTCATCCGGGTATATAACGGTAAGATGTTCACTGGAAAAGAGCATTTGAACAGACTTGTAGAAAGTGCAGAAAAAATCAGGATGAAGTTGCCTTTCAGTCCTGAGGAGCTTGAGTCCAAAATGGAAGACCTGATTTCGAAAAACGAGTTGGACACTGGTATTGTTTATATGCAATTTACAAGAGGAACTTCGCCTCGTAATCATGTTTTCCCTGCTGGTGATGTGGCGCCAACCTTTGTCGCGTATACCCGCAAGGTAGCACGCCCAGTAGATTCTATGGAAAAGGGAGTCAGGACGATCCTTGATGAAGACATTCGCTGGCTTCGCTGTGACATTAAAAGCTTGAATTTGCTTGGTAATTTGTTATCGAAGCAAAAGGCAGCAGAGGCAGGTTGTTTTGAAGCAATCCTTCATCGTGGAGAAACTGTAACTGAAGGAAGCCATTCCAACATCTCGATTGTAAAAGACGGTGTGATCATCACACACCAGGCCGACAATTTCATCCTCAATGGAATCACCAGACAAAAGGTGCTGGAGATTTGCAGCAATGAGAGTATTTCTTTTAAGGAAAGAGCATTCACCCTTGACGAATTGTCTTCGGCAGATGAAGTGTTTTCATCTGGAACAACAGTCGAAGTCATGCCGATTGTTGAAGTGGATGGGAAGCCTGTAGGAAATGGGGAGCCAGGTCCTGTCACCAGGAACCTGCAAAACCTTTTTAAAGCAGAAATTGAACGCCAGTGCGGCAATTTATAA
- the pepV gene encoding dipeptidase PepV encodes MTSINWTQEVEKRQSDLIKDAQELLRIKSVLDEENTSPEAPLGEGVKEALDFMLRLGEKDGFTPKNVGNLAGHLEFGQGDEIVGVLCHVDVVPEGDGWSSDPYGAEIRDGKIYARGAIDDKGPTMAAYYAMKIVKELGLPLNKRVRMIIGTDEESDWRCVDHYFDHEEMPAMGFAPDADFPIIYAEKGIADYDLVSKAAGIEKEDFDAEVIEFSSGRRYNMVPDFAKVVLVVQQGQTDVVQRFDEFKKNNELDGKAIVESGKLILELEGVSAHGMEPDNGKNAGLYMAGFLSELNLDGNSEKFFQFVAKYLGRDSRGRELGVAYTDDITGDLTINVGKLSYTRENGGRAGLNMRYPVTTNLEKTKGILNQVLEAEGFSIENFSNSNPHHVDENDFLVQTLKKVYEEQVGEKAELISIGGGTYARSLKSGVAFGPLFPGRPDIAHQKDEYMIIEDLFRATAIYAQAIYELAK; translated from the coding sequence ATGACTTCAATCAATTGGACACAGGAAGTAGAAAAAAGACAGAGTGATTTAATCAAAGACGCTCAGGAACTCCTGAGGATCAAAAGTGTACTTGACGAAGAAAATACGTCTCCGGAGGCACCGCTTGGTGAAGGGGTAAAGGAAGCATTGGACTTTATGCTTCGGTTAGGTGAAAAGGATGGCTTCACTCCAAAGAATGTTGGCAATCTTGCCGGCCATCTGGAGTTCGGGCAAGGAGACGAAATTGTTGGTGTCCTTTGTCATGTCGATGTTGTACCTGAAGGGGACGGTTGGTCAAGTGACCCATACGGTGCGGAAATTCGTGATGGCAAAATCTACGCCCGTGGCGCGATTGATGACAAAGGGCCAACTATGGCAGCATATTATGCAATGAAAATAGTTAAAGAATTAGGATTGCCTCTGAACAAGCGGGTCAGGATGATCATAGGTACGGATGAGGAAAGCGACTGGCGCTGTGTTGACCATTATTTTGACCATGAAGAAATGCCAGCGATGGGCTTTGCACCAGATGCTGACTTCCCGATCATCTACGCTGAAAAAGGAATCGCAGATTATGATTTGGTATCTAAAGCTGCCGGTATCGAAAAAGAAGACTTCGATGCCGAAGTAATCGAATTTTCATCGGGCCGCCGCTATAATATGGTACCCGATTTTGCAAAGGTTGTCCTGGTTGTACAGCAAGGACAAACGGATGTTGTTCAACGCTTTGATGAATTCAAAAAGAACAATGAATTGGATGGCAAGGCAATCGTTGAAAGCGGCAAACTGATCCTTGAGCTCGAAGGTGTTTCAGCTCACGGCATGGAGCCGGACAATGGGAAAAATGCAGGTCTATATATGGCAGGCTTCCTGTCTGAATTGAACCTTGATGGAAACAGTGAAAAGTTCTTTCAGTTTGTCGCCAAGTACCTGGGTAGAGACTCGCGCGGCAGGGAACTGGGCGTCGCCTATACAGATGACATCACCGGAGATTTGACGATCAATGTTGGTAAGCTATCTTACACACGGGAAAACGGTGGCCGCGCAGGCTTGAATATGCGCTACCCGGTGACAACCAACCTTGAAAAGACAAAGGGAATTCTAAATCAGGTGTTAGAAGCTGAGGGATTTTCCATCGAGAATTTCTCAAACTCTAATCCGCATCATGTGGATGAAAATGACTTCCTCGTCCAGACGTTGAAAAAAGTGTATGAAGAACAAGTCGGGGAAAAAGCAGAACTTATTTCAATTGGCGGCGGAACATATGCAAGGTCATTGAAGTCAGGTGTGGCATTTGGTCCACTTTTCCCAGGAAGACCTGATATCGCCCATCAGAAGGATGAATATATGATTATTGAGGACCTATTCAGAGCCACTGCGATCTACGCGCAGGCGATTTATGAATTGGCAAAATAA
- a CDS encoding DeoR family transcriptional regulator has translation MKPSTNRMINRIKSIYMYICQNGTVTTQDLVEEFGITPRTIQRDLNVLAYNDLVKSPSRGKWTTTQKKVKMSS, from the coding sequence TTGAAACCTTCGACTAACCGGATGATAAACCGCATCAAATCCATCTACATGTATATATGTCAGAATGGTACTGTCACAACTCAAGATCTTGTAGAGGAATTCGGAATTACTCCTCGAACCATCCAGAGGGATTTGAATGTCCTGGCTTATAACGACTTAGTGAAAAGTCCGAGCCGAGGTAAATGGACAACGACCCAGAAAAAGGTAAAGATGTCGTCATAA
- a CDS encoding pseudouridine synthase produces the protein MRIDKVLSNLGYGSRKDVKKLLKDGSVKVNNEIVKDAKHHVDPENDSITLNGEEIHYREFIYLMMNKPPGVISATEDNRDETVIDLLEIEDQVFEPFPVGRLDKDTEGLLLITNDGQLSHKLLSPKKHVPKTYFAVIEGEVTEKDIEAFKKGVTLDDGYETKPGELFILKSGLTSDIELTITEGKFHQVKRMFEAVGKRVIYLKRLSMGPLKLDETLELGEYRELSDEEVEMLQTYEI, from the coding sequence ATGAGAATCGATAAAGTGCTTTCCAACCTTGGATATGGAAGCAGGAAAGACGTGAAGAAACTTTTAAAAGATGGTTCTGTAAAAGTTAATAATGAAATTGTCAAGGATGCAAAGCACCATGTGGATCCCGAAAATGATTCAATTACTTTAAATGGTGAAGAAATACATTATAGAGAATTCATTTATTTGATGATGAACAAGCCGCCTGGTGTCATATCAGCGACGGAGGACAACCGTGATGAAACGGTAATTGACCTGCTTGAGATCGAAGACCAGGTATTTGAGCCATTCCCGGTAGGCAGGCTTGATAAGGATACGGAGGGCCTGCTGCTGATCACTAATGATGGCCAGCTTTCCCACAAACTATTATCGCCAAAAAAACATGTGCCAAAAACGTATTTCGCGGTTATTGAGGGAGAAGTGACCGAAAAGGATATCGAAGCATTCAAAAAAGGCGTCACCCTCGATGATGGTTATGAAACAAAGCCTGGGGAACTCTTTATTTTAAAATCGGGTTTGACGTCTGATATAGAACTGACGATCACAGAAGGGAAATTCCATCAGGTGAAGCGGATGTTTGAGGCAGTCGGAAAAAGGGTCATTTACCTGAAGCGATTGTCGATGGGACCGCTGAAGCTAGATGAAACGCTGGAGCTCGGGGAATACCGTGAGCTGTCCGACGAAGAAGTGGAAATGCTGCAAACCTATGAAATATAA
- a CDS encoding putative polysaccharide biosynthesis protein, protein MSSKLLRGTFILTLGTILSKVLGLFYVIPFFAIVGEYGTALYSFSYIPYTIFISIATAGVPLAVSKFIAKYNALEEYAVGRKLFKSGVAVMLATGIVSFLIMYITAPGLAELVMDTSNDENVKITAADVTTVIRAVSFALIVVPFMSLIRGFFQGHQSMGPSAVSQVVEQIVRIVFVLAGAFVVLNVLEGDMVTAVSVATFAAFIGALGSLGILGWYWMKRKPHLDKLLENDKKTMDISLKDIYKEILLYAAPFVFVGIANPLFQFIDMMTFNRAMMSVGFSQNEASSAFSVLNFQSHKLVIIPVSLATAFSLTLVPSITKAFTENDRKGMRRQLDQTFQVLLYLTVPAAMGIAILAEPMYTVFYAHNDLGTDVLTTYAPVAILFALFSVTAAILQGINEQRFTILSLLTGLLVKLTFNIPLIKIFETQGAVMSTALGYMAAIIINLFVIKKFAKYPMGFVTRRIFLILIFSGLMAGVTMAFYEVLVEFLSPAAKFQSIVIIGISALVGAAVYFYLGLRTKLVDRLFGDRVTKIKRKLRLPV, encoded by the coding sequence ATGTCATCAAAGCTTTTAAGAGGGACGTTCATATTGACGCTTGGCACGATTTTATCTAAGGTGCTTGGGCTGTTTTATGTTATTCCCTTTTTTGCGATAGTTGGAGAGTATGGGACAGCTTTATACTCCTTCTCTTACATTCCATATACAATTTTCATTAGTATTGCTACAGCTGGCGTACCGCTTGCTGTTTCTAAATTCATAGCGAAATACAATGCTCTTGAAGAATATGCGGTCGGAAGGAAGTTGTTTAAATCTGGTGTGGCAGTTATGCTTGCGACCGGAATTGTATCTTTCTTGATTATGTATATTACTGCTCCCGGGCTAGCAGAGCTCGTCATGGATACAAGTAATGACGAGAATGTGAAAATAACAGCTGCAGATGTGACCACGGTTATACGTGCAGTCAGCTTTGCCTTGATTGTTGTTCCGTTCATGAGCTTGATTCGCGGTTTCTTCCAGGGACATCAATCAATGGGGCCATCAGCAGTATCCCAGGTTGTCGAGCAGATCGTCAGGATCGTTTTTGTTTTGGCCGGCGCCTTTGTTGTCCTGAATGTACTTGAAGGAGACATGGTTACAGCTGTTAGTGTTGCCACATTCGCTGCCTTCATAGGTGCGCTCGGAAGTCTTGGTATTCTTGGCTGGTACTGGATGAAAAGGAAACCGCATTTAGATAAACTGCTTGAAAATGACAAGAAGACGATGGATATTTCCTTAAAGGATATTTACAAGGAAATCTTGCTGTATGCTGCACCTTTCGTTTTTGTCGGTATTGCCAACCCTCTGTTCCAGTTTATTGATATGATGACCTTCAACAGAGCTATGATGTCAGTTGGTTTCAGCCAAAATGAGGCGAGCTCTGCATTTTCAGTCTTGAACTTCCAATCGCATAAGCTTGTCATCATTCCGGTTTCTCTGGCTACGGCATTTTCATTAACACTGGTGCCAAGCATCACAAAGGCATTTACAGAAAACGACCGCAAGGGTATGAGACGGCAGCTTGACCAGACATTCCAGGTGTTGTTGTACCTGACAGTACCAGCGGCCATGGGGATAGCGATACTTGCTGAACCAATGTATACCGTTTTCTATGCACATAATGACCTGGGCACGGATGTACTGACTACTTACGCACCGGTAGCCATCCTATTCGCACTATTCTCGGTTACAGCTGCCATCCTGCAGGGGATTAACGAGCAGCGTTTTACGATTTTGAGTTTGCTGACGGGATTATTGGTGAAGCTAACATTTAACATCCCTTTGATTAAGATTTTTGAAACACAAGGGGCTGTAATGTCTACAGCTTTAGGCTATATGGCTGCAATTATTATCAATTTATTTGTGATTAAAAAATTCGCCAAATACCCAATGGGCTTTGTGACGAGAAGAATTTTCCTGATTTTGATTTTCTCCGGGTTAATGGCAGGCGTAACGATGGCATTTTATGAAGTGCTTGTCGAATTCCTGTCACCGGCTGCGAAGTTCCAGTCGATTGTCATAATAGGAATTTCTGCCCTGGTAGGCGCTGCGGTGTACTTTTACCTGGGACTCCGGACAAAGCTGGTGGACAGGCTGTTCGGGGACCGTGTGACCAAGATAAAGCGTAAATTGAGGCTGCCCGTATAA
- a CDS encoding BaiN/RdsA family NAD(P)/FAD-dependent oxidoreductase, whose product MKYDVIVLGGGPSGLMAAIAAGEQGAKVLLIDKGDKLGRKLAISGGGRCNVTNRLPVDEIIKHIPGNGRFLYSALSIFSNEDIISFFEGLGIQLKEEDHGRMFPVTDKAQSVVDALLSKLKDLKVKIKTNTPVADVHYKDGKAQAVELKNGELFYADSVIIAVGGKSVPHTGSTGDGYAWAEKAGHTITTLFPTEVPLTSSEHFIKEKVLQGLSLRGIALSVLNPKGKALITHKMDMIFTHFGISGPAVLRCSQFVVKAMQKWNLKEVVMSLDALPDMKEEELFQEINKLIKAEPKKAVKNLLKGLLPERYLLFLLELNEIDPAMQGGQLGHEKIRSFTKSAKQFEFKVNGTLPLDKAFVTGGGVSVKEVEPQTMASKKAEGLYFCGEILDIHGYTGGYNITSALVTGRLAGSNAAEFALEK is encoded by the coding sequence ATGAAATACGATGTAATCGTCCTTGGCGGCGGTCCGTCCGGCTTGATGGCGGCAATTGCTGCTGGAGAGCAGGGCGCAAAGGTGCTGCTGATCGATAAAGGAGACAAGCTAGGCCGAAAGCTGGCAATCTCCGGCGGCGGCCGTTGTAATGTGACGAATCGCCTTCCAGTGGATGAAATCATTAAACATATACCCGGAAATGGACGGTTCTTATACAGCGCACTGTCGATTTTTAGCAATGAAGATATCATTTCATTTTTCGAAGGGCTTGGAATACAGCTAAAAGAGGAAGATCATGGCCGGATGTTCCCAGTCACGGACAAAGCTCAGTCCGTTGTTGATGCCCTTTTATCAAAGCTTAAGGATTTGAAAGTGAAAATCAAGACGAACACCCCTGTTGCCGATGTCCACTACAAAGATGGCAAGGCTCAAGCTGTAGAATTGAAAAATGGTGAATTGTTTTATGCGGACAGTGTCATCATTGCTGTCGGTGGGAAATCAGTGCCTCATACTGGTTCCACCGGCGACGGTTATGCCTGGGCTGAAAAAGCAGGGCATACTATCACAACTCTGTTCCCGACTGAAGTTCCATTGACGTCCTCTGAACATTTTATAAAAGAAAAAGTTCTGCAGGGACTTTCATTAAGAGGAATAGCACTCAGCGTCCTGAATCCAAAAGGGAAAGCGCTGATCACTCATAAAATGGATATGATCTTCACACACTTTGGTATCAGCGGCCCGGCTGTCCTGCGCTGCAGCCAGTTCGTCGTCAAAGCGATGCAAAAATGGAATCTGAAAGAGGTCGTCATGTCCCTTGATGCCCTTCCTGACATGAAAGAAGAAGAATTGTTCCAGGAAATAAATAAACTGATTAAAGCCGAGCCTAAAAAAGCAGTGAAGAATTTATTGAAGGGTCTTCTGCCTGAACGGTATTTACTGTTCCTGCTTGAGCTGAATGAAATTGACCCAGCGATGCAGGGCGGACAGCTAGGCCATGAGAAAATAAGAAGCTTCACCAAATCAGCAAAGCAATTCGAGTTCAAAGTGAACGGTACCCTTCCGCTTGATAAAGCATTTGTAACCGGAGGCGGCGTATCAGTCAAAGAAGTCGAACCGCAAACAATGGCATCCAAGAAAGCAGAAGGACTTTACTTTTGCGGTGAAATCCTGGATATCCACGGATATACCGGGGGATATAACATCACCTCAGCCCTGGTAACCGGACGGCTTGCGGGAAGCAATGCAGCTGAGTTTGCCCTAGAGAAATAG
- a CDS encoding sporulation protein Cse60 — protein MIQVRVFDHEHEKDLEQEMNRFLEKLDEKKLLDIKYNVAVIPEEMDEEQIYCFSAMVVYRA, from the coding sequence TTGATCCAGGTCAGAGTATTTGATCATGAACATGAAAAAGATCTTGAACAGGAAATGAACCGATTTCTTGAAAAGCTCGATGAAAAAAAGCTTTTGGATATTAAATATAATGTCGCGGTCATTCCTGAAGAAATGGACGAAGAGCAGATATACTGTTTTTCAGCCATGGTTGTTTACAGAGCCTGA
- a CDS encoding rhodanese-like domain-containing protein, with amino-acid sequence MNKVETITPEELQKKLEAGEKPEMVDVREHDEVESGMIPGAKHVPMGEIPERMNEFDKDKEYIFICRSSARSGNVCHYMNEQGFKVRNMVGGMMSWGGETTRP; translated from the coding sequence ATGAATAAAGTTGAAACAATCACACCTGAAGAACTTCAAAAGAAGCTGGAAGCTGGTGAAAAGCCAGAAATGGTTGACGTTCGTGAACATGACGAAGTTGAATCTGGAATGATTCCTGGAGCTAAGCACGTGCCAATGGGAGAAATTCCTGAAAGAATGAACGAATTCGACAAAGATAAAGAATACATCTTCATCTGCCGTTCAAGCGCGCGCAGCGGCAACGTTTGCCACTACATGAACGAGCAAGGCTTCAAAGTCCGCAACATGGTTGGCGGCATGATGAGCTGGGGCGGAGAAACAACGCGCCCGTAA
- the leuS gene encoding leucine--tRNA ligase, with translation MSFNHQEIEKKWQSHWEQNKTFKTTEDKGKEKFYALDMFPYPSGAGLHVGHPEGYTATDILSRMKRMQGFNVLHPMGWDAFGLPAEQYALDTGNDPAEFTEQNINTFRRQIKALGFSYDWDREVNTTDPEYYKWTQWIFLKLYEKGLAYIDEVAVNWCPALGTVLANEEVIDGKSERGGHPVERRPMRQWMLKITAYADRLLEDLDLLDWPESLKDMQRNWIGRSEGAEITFNIDGHEGTFTVFTTRPDTLFGATYAVLAPEHQLVDKITTTEQKEAIEKYIDEIKSKSDLERTDLAKDKTGVFTGAYAINPANGDKMPIWIADYVLASYGTGAIMAVPGHDERDYEFAKKFDLEIREVVAGGDIEKEAYTGDGEHINSEFLNGMGKDEAINKMIAWLEEKGIGTKKVTYRLRDWLFSRQRYWGEPIPIIHWEDGTMSAVPEDQLPLVLPKTKDIKPSGTGESPLANIDDWVNVVDPETGKKGRRETNTMPQWGGSCWYYLRYIDPKNDQALADEEKLKQWLPVDIYIGGAEHAVLHLLYARFWHKVLYDVGVVHTKEPFQKLFNQGMILGENNEKMSKSKGNVVNPDEIVESHGADTLRLYEMFMGPLEASIAWSTNGLDGSRRFLDRIWRLFVNENGSLSEKIKDVENTNLEKVYHQTVKKVTEDYEGLRFNTAISQMMVFINEAYKAEELPKAYVEGFVKMLAPITPHIAEELWAKLGYSESITYAAWPAYDEAKLVDDEVEIVVQVNGKIKAKMMVPADANRETLEQIAMGDDAVKEQIDGKTVRKVIAVPGKLVNIVAN, from the coding sequence ATGAGTTTTAACCATCAGGAAATCGAGAAAAAATGGCAATCGCATTGGGAACAGAACAAAACGTTCAAGACGACCGAAGACAAAGGGAAAGAGAAGTTCTACGCGCTTGATATGTTCCCGTATCCATCTGGTGCCGGCCTGCACGTTGGCCACCCGGAAGGTTACACGGCGACTGATATCCTTTCACGCATGAAAAGGATGCAGGGCTTCAACGTCCTTCATCCAATGGGCTGGGATGCATTCGGCCTTCCGGCAGAGCAATACGCATTGGATACTGGAAATGACCCGGCAGAGTTCACGGAGCAGAACATCAACACGTTCCGCCGTCAGATCAAGGCATTAGGTTTTTCATATGACTGGGACCGCGAAGTCAACACGACTGACCCTGAATACTACAAGTGGACGCAATGGATTTTCCTTAAGCTATATGAAAAAGGACTTGCTTACATTGATGAAGTCGCGGTTAACTGGTGCCCGGCACTTGGAACCGTTTTAGCAAACGAAGAAGTAATCGACGGTAAAAGTGAGCGAGGAGGGCATCCGGTAGAACGTCGTCCGATGCGTCAGTGGATGCTTAAAATCACAGCTTATGCAGACCGCTTACTTGAGGATTTAGATTTACTTGATTGGCCGGAAAGCCTGAAGGATATGCAGCGCAACTGGATCGGCCGATCTGAAGGTGCTGAAATTACTTTCAACATAGACGGACACGAAGGAACGTTCACCGTTTTCACGACTCGTCCAGATACATTGTTCGGCGCAACGTACGCAGTACTAGCACCTGAGCATCAATTAGTTGATAAAATTACAACTACTGAACAAAAAGAGGCAATCGAGAAATACATTGATGAAATCAAGAGCAAGAGCGACCTTGAGCGTACAGATCTTGCTAAGGATAAAACTGGTGTCTTCACCGGTGCTTATGCGATCAACCCAGCGAACGGCGATAAAATGCCAATCTGGATCGCCGACTATGTTCTTGCTTCATACGGAACAGGAGCAATCATGGCGGTACCTGGCCATGACGAGCGCGACTACGAGTTCGCTAAAAAATTCGATCTGGAAATCAGAGAAGTCGTTGCAGGCGGAGATATCGAAAAAGAAGCTTACACTGGCGACGGCGAGCACATCAACTCTGAATTCCTTAACGGCATGGGCAAGGATGAGGCCATCAATAAGATGATTGCGTGGCTTGAGGAAAAAGGAATTGGTACGAAGAAGGTTACCTATCGTCTTCGTGACTGGTTGTTCAGCCGCCAGCGCTACTGGGGAGAGCCAATTCCAATCATCCATTGGGAAGATGGCACGATGTCCGCTGTACCTGAAGACCAGTTGCCTTTGGTTCTTCCTAAAACGAAGGATATCAAGCCTTCTGGCACAGGCGAGTCTCCACTTGCCAATATTGATGACTGGGTGAATGTCGTTGATCCTGAAACAGGCAAAAAGGGCCGCAGGGAAACAAACACAATGCCACAATGGGGTGGCAGCTGCTGGTACTATTTGCGCTATATCGATCCAAAGAACGACCAGGCACTTGCTGATGAGGAAAAATTAAAGCAGTGGCTTCCGGTTGATATTTATATCGGTGGAGCGGAACACGCAGTATTGCACTTGCTTTACGCTCGCTTCTGGCACAAGGTCCTTTACGATGTAGGGGTTGTCCACACGAAGGAGCCTTTCCAAAAGCTTTTCAACCAGGGGATGATCCTTGGTGAAAATAATGAAAAGATGAGCAAGTCAAAAGGAAATGTTGTCAACCCGGATGAAATCGTCGAAAGTCATGGTGCTGATACGCTTCGTCTTTATGAAATGTTCATGGGGCCGCTTGAAGCATCCATCGCATGGTCTACAAATGGTCTTGACGGATCACGACGCTTCCTTGACCGTATCTGGCGCCTGTTTGTCAATGAAAACGGCAGCTTGAGTGAGAAAATCAAGGATGTTGAAAACACGAACCTTGAGAAGGTCTACCACCAGACAGTTAAAAAGGTGACCGAAGATTACGAGGGGCTTCGTTTCAATACAGCTATCTCGCAAATGATGGTCTTCATCAATGAAGCTTATAAAGCCGAAGAGCTTCCAAAAGCATACGTTGAAGGCTTTGTAAAAATGCTGGCGCCGATTACGCCGCATATTGCAGAAGAGCTTTGGGCTAAGCTTGGCTACAGTGAGTCAATCACCTATGCAGCATGGCCAGCATATGATGAAGCCAAGCTAGTCGACGACGAAGTCGAAATCGTTGTCCAGGTAAACGGAAAAATCAAGGCTAAGATGATGGTACCGGCAGATGCGAACAGAGAGACTCTTGAGCAAATCGCAATGGGCGATGACGCCGTTAAAGAACAGATCGACGGTAAAACTGTCCGTAAAGTGATAGCGGTCCCTGGAAAACTCGTAAATATTGTAGCTAACTAA
- a CDS encoding nuclease-related domain-containing protein encodes MIAKYRTIPIEILIFDAITRRLPDHHPRKSEFHSKLIRSKAGYKGEIEVDYFLSLFPDDDLTIFQYLRLPHKNGYFQIDTLIISQWFMVIIESKNLAGTIEIDHELDQLLQTYDGTERGYNNPILQAEIQSAHLKKWLIKHQLPLPPLETFVTISNPQTIIKNPTNNKVVSYRTCRAARIPFKIATLKTQLNKEVYTKKDIKKVTRLLIKQHVPFVPDPKAMDIPSDIITGVQCPYCRLFSMERMHGTWFCENCGKTSKDAHIQAVKDYFLLNGPTLTNKKLREFLHINSEDTITRILHSMNLIFTGKTKNRTYSPPEDFFN; translated from the coding sequence GTGATAGCTAAATATCGTACAATCCCCATTGAAATCCTCATTTTTGACGCAATTACCCGCCGTTTACCTGACCATCATCCTCGGAAATCTGAATTCCATTCCAAACTAATCCGCTCAAAAGCAGGGTACAAGGGAGAAATAGAGGTGGATTATTTTCTATCCCTGTTTCCTGATGATGACTTAACGATATTCCAATACCTCAGGCTTCCACATAAAAATGGTTATTTCCAAATCGATACCCTGATTATCAGTCAGTGGTTCATGGTCATTATTGAATCAAAGAACCTTGCCGGTACAATTGAAATCGATCATGAATTGGACCAGTTACTCCAAACCTATGATGGCACAGAGAGAGGATATAATAATCCGATATTACAAGCAGAAATCCAGAGTGCTCACCTCAAAAAATGGCTAATCAAACATCAACTCCCTTTGCCTCCCCTTGAGACTTTTGTAACAATCAGCAACCCCCAAACGATAATCAAAAACCCTACTAATAATAAGGTAGTATCATACAGAACCTGCCGTGCTGCGAGAATCCCTTTTAAAATTGCAACTTTAAAAACACAACTCAATAAAGAAGTTTACACAAAAAAAGATATTAAAAAGGTCACTCGTTTGCTGATCAAACAACATGTACCATTTGTTCCTGATCCAAAGGCCATGGATATTCCCAGCGATATCATAACGGGCGTTCAGTGCCCATACTGCAGACTTTTTAGTATGGAACGCATGCATGGAACATGGTTTTGTGAAAATTGCGGGAAGACATCTAAGGATGCACACATACAAGCAGTTAAAGACTATTTTCTCTTGAATGGCCCAACACTAACGAATAAAAAACTGCGGGAATTCCTCCACATAAATTCAGAAGATACAATCACTCGAATCCTCCATTCAATGAATCTTATTTTTACAGGTAAAACCAAAAACAGAACCTATTCCCCGCCAGAAGATTTTTTCAACTGA